Genomic segment of Nitrosopumilus sp.:
AGTGCCTCTGAGGTAATTTCTGCTGGAACAAATTATCTAATTGTTGGTAGAACCATTTTAAATTCTAAAAATCCAATTGAGACTGCCAAAGAATTACAGTTACAAAGTTTTAGAAAGTAACATTTGAGCTTTTGTCAAAACTGTTTTTGCATTATCAAATGTTGTTTTCTCCATTGCTGTACTATAATCCATCCATGTGTAATCTAGATGTTCATGTGAAATTTTAACATCTTTTGTTTTTGTTTCAGCTAGGAAAAATACTACTTTTTTATGAACTAATTCTCCTTGATATTGAAAATTATATTCTATCCATTCTTCAAAATTATCTAAAAACGTAATGTCTGTAATACCTGTTTCCTCTTGTGTTTCTCTAACTGCAGTTTGTTTAATTGATTCTCCTTTTTCCATTTTCCCTTTAACAAAATCCCAATGCCCTGATGGATAATGTAATAACAAAAATAATTTTTTAGATTCTTCTTTTCTAAATATTACAATTCCTGCAGATGTTTCTTCAATCATTTACCTAATCTTCTCTTCCTTTCTTGGTATGTTCTAATTGCCCTCATTAAATCTATTTTTCTAAATTCAGGCCAAAAAATATCCATAAAAACTAATTCACTGTAAGCACTTTGCCACATCAAAAATCCACTTAATCTTTTTTCTCCGGAAGTACGCAAAACCATGTCTGGAGATGATTGTGGTAAATGTGATGTGTATAAGTTAGATTCTATTTCTTTCTTATCAATATCTTCAACATCTAAAGAACCTTCTTTGATTTTTCCTCCAATTTTTTTTACTGCATCTACTAATTCATTTTGTCCTCCATATGCAAGTGCTATATTTAGAAAATGATTGTCATAGTCTTTTGTTGCATCATCCAATTGTCTCAAAATTTCTTTAATGGATTCTGGAAGTAATTCAATTCTGCCTATTCCCTTTACTCTCATTTTGTTTCTATGGATTCTAGGATCATTGAATAATTTTTCTAATCTCATACGAATTAATTCGTATAGATATTCTAATTCTTCATCATCTCTACTAAGATTTTCTGCTGAGAGAGCATATAGGGTGATAATCTTAATATCAAATTCTTCACACCAATCTAGCAGATTTTCAACAGCATCTGCTCCTTTCCAATGACCTTTTTTTGGCATTGATAGGTGTCTTTTTGCCCATCTCCTGTTGCCGTCTAAAATTAAAGCAACGTGATTTGGAATATCTCCATTTTGAATTTCACTTTCTAGTCTTTTTCCATATATTTTATAGAGTCCAGATAATTGAAAAATTACATCTTTAATTTTACTAATGATTTGTCACCACTGATACGTTATGCACAATTGTAGATATCAGTGTTTTTAGAATTTTGATTCTATTATTCTATTTTCAAAGACTTTAGTCTGAAATCATCTCTTGATCTTTATGTTTCCTATATTTTTTGAACAGAATTGTGGCTGAAACTAAGGTAGCCGCTAATCCTCCTAGAAGCGGAGGAATTAAGGTAAATGAAGGATCATCATTTATCATAATTTCAGTAAATTGGAAAACTGTTGGATAAAGTGCACCTAATACAATTATTCTCAAAATGTCGCTAATTTGTCTTGGAATTCCTCCAATCCAATTACTTAGTAATGTTCCAGCAAATATGGAACCCATACCAATCCATAAAATTGGAATTGCCCCTGAGACAAATTGTCCTACAATTACTTTGTCTGTAATTATTGTGGTGAATTGTGTATCTGAATTAAACAATTCTTGATCAACTGCACTAACACCAGCTGGAACTGATGACAATATTAGTAATACTCCTGCAACCATTGTGAACATTCTGATAAACCCCATCGGTGTTGGTTTTGACCAACTTGACCATACTCTATCAATATCAAATGCTCTGATTAAAAATGCACCACCCAAAATACTTACAAGTACTGCAAATATTTCTGCAGTATAACCAAATACTGTGGCAACTCCTCCTATTAACAAAAGAATTCCGGGAACTCCTAAAAAGAATTTGGAATATTTTGAATCATATGCAAGCATTTTTAGATATTTTCCAAACACTGCATAAGAATATTCTACACTTCTACTAACTTTCATTACTACACGTTGAACTGAAACTACTGGAAGAACATTTTGAATTACGGGAATAACACTTTCATCGTCTTCTCCATCTGAAACAATGACTGCACCATTTGCAGAAAATTTTTCTAAAATTTTTCTGGTTTCTGCTAGAATTTTTTCATCTGCTTGAACGCCTCTATCTTTAACCCCTGCAACAGTAACTACTTCTACTTGGTACCCTTTACTTATCAAATCTTCATATGTTTTAATTGCCGCAAAAATTGAATTTGAATCTGCATCTTCAGGATCCTCTAATGCTAATCTTTGAGCTGCCTCAATACATGCATCTCTACCTATAACGGGTGTTTTTATTCCTGCTTTGTCTCCAACATCATTATCTCTATCAATACAGATAACTAGCAATTTATTGGCTGTAGATGCATTCACATCTTTTTCAATCTTATCTGTGCGTTGAGACATCTAGATTTTTTACACAAAATTGCTTTTTAACGATTTCCAACAAATATGAATAGTAAAATTCGGTTTTGAGGCTAGCCTGGTCTGGACTGATCAGAAATTCTAACATATTTTGCAGATTCAGATTTTAAAGATTCAATTTTTTCTATAATTTTATCCATTTCTTCTTCAGTGTTTCCATTTTCAATCATGTTGGCCAAGACCTTTGTCTCAACTATATATGCATTAAATGACTTCATAGCCTCCATGTAATTGATGTAGCTTGTTTGCCATTCTTCTGATGGTTTTGAAGTAATGAATTCACTAATTTGAGTAGTTACTTGTGATGACGTTACTTCTGTCACAGCAATGTATTCTTGTGGAGAAATTTCTCCTGTTTTTAGATTTTCATACTCCAGATCTATTGATTCTTCTAAAACTTCATGGATACTTTTTACACCATCCAAATAATTTTCATAATCTGACACAACAAATGTTGTTTCAACATCCTGAGGAATAATCCATAACAAGAAACTTGCACCCGTAATTGCAGCCAAAATTATGGCAGTAACTGCCACTCCTTTTTTTGATGCCATTCTGTAGAGTGTGATTAAGGAGTTTATAATTGATAATATATCATTATCTTGAATTACTGAACAATTATTGAGAAAAAATTAATTTTTTATAGACTTGTTCATGATTTTTTAAAAAATACTTGATTTCTTTACAATTTTTTCAAAAATCTCTTTTTTGATGCCTGAAAAAATTTACGCACATCTAGCCTATAGTGAAATAATTTTCACAGCCTCTGCCTAAATACCACCAAGTTTGACAAATTTCATAATGGTTCAAGCATATTGCGTAAAATGCAGAGCAAAAAGGGACATTAAAGATCCCAAAGAAACTACACTAAAGAATGGACGTCCTGCCGTAAAAGGTACATGTCCAACATGTGGTACTAACGTCTTCCGTATTGGTAAGATGGAATAACCTCAAACAAGGTCCACACGATTTCTCTTTTTCAAAACCCATATAGGGTCTACCATGCACTATTTTTTAGTGACTAAAACAGAATATGAAAATTTACTAAAACGTATTCAAGATAAGCTAGGTGATACTGATAAAGAATCTCAAACTAGATTTGAACTCCCTATAGTAGATGTAATGTGGGAAGGACAAAAGACCTTTTTACGAAATTTCTCAGAATTTCCCAAAGTTTTACGTAGAGATCCTGATAAAGTTTTACAGTATCTTTCAAAAGAGTTTGCTGTACCTGCAGAGAGGCTAGGAGATAAAGCAATGTTTGTTGGACGTAGAGCTCCAGATGATTTTACTAGATTATTTGAAATTTATGTTAAAGACTATCTTGAATGTCCAACTTGCAAAAGTCCAGACACAAAAATTCTCAAAGAAAATAGAATATCATTTTTAATTTGTGAAGCTTGTGGTGCAAAATCTACTTTGAAAGGTAAATATGCGTAATGCAATTCGCGATACGAACTACTAACTATCAAAACCAACCAATGCTGAATATTTGTGATGCAGAAATTTTGGGGAAAAAAATTATTGAAGGTGAATTGACTATGCATATTAGTGAGAATTATTATGGCGAAAGATTTGTTGAAAAAGAAGAAGCTGAATCTTTATTGAAAAATTCCTCAATAATTAACATGGCTGGAAAAGAAACTGTATCTTTATCTCTAAAACTTGGAATAGGTTCTGAACTTGCTGTTAAAACAGTTTCTGATGTTCCTTTTTTGATCATTTTTAATATGTAATTAGATTGATTTGACATCAAAAATTTTTTTGTTTTTAATAGAAATCTCTTTTATCTAGTAACGACCTTTTCTATTCAATGACTGACATTCTAAGCAAAAAATTAGAATCTAAGATAGATAATAAATTAATTTCTAAACGAAATCGAAAACATTTGGAAGATGGTTTTAAAAAAGGAAAAGTTGTCAATGAAGTTTTAGATAAACCAACTGTTATGACATTATACAAAATGATTACAGATCATATTATTGCATATGTCAATGGTTCTATTAGTGCTGGAAAAGAGTCGGTTCTTTTTTGGGGTGTGGATGAAAATGATGGTAATGTTGCTTTGAAAATTTATTTGGTAAGTACTTCAAATTTTAAAAAAAGGGAACCATACATTCTTGGAGACCCTAGATTTTCTCATGTCAAGAAAGGTACAAAGAATTTAGTTTATCTCTGGGCAAAAAAAGAATTTAAAAATTTGATTCAATGCTATGAGGCTGGAATTCCAGTTCCTAGACCTCTACATGTGACTAATAATGTTCTAGCCATGGAATTTATAGGAAATGATGGCAAACCTGCCAAATTATTACTTAATTCACAAGTGGATGAAAATGACTATTCTCAAGCTATTTCTATACTCAAGGATCTTTACAAGAAAGCAAAATTAGTACATGGTGATTTTTCAGAATATAATATTTTTAAAACTGAAAATGGTTTAGTAGTTTTTGATTTGGGTTCTGGTGTTGATCTTAGACATCCAAATGCTCAAGAATTTCTTAAACGAGATATTAATAACATTGGACGATTCTTCAATAAAAGAGGGATTTCTATTGAAGATTCAGATGAAATATTTGAGGATATTGTAAAATGAGCTTTGAAAAATTAATTCGTATTCCAAATGATCGTATTGCTGTTTTAATTGGAAAATCAGGTTCTGTTAAATCAAAAATTGAAACTGCTTGTTTTGTTACATTAGATATTGACGGAGATACTGGTGAAGTTTTTATAAAATCTGATGGTGATGTTGAAAAAATACAACCCTTTAAAGCTATGGAGATTGTTACAGCTATTGGTAGAGGATTCTCACCTGATAATGCAATGACTTTACTAAAAGGTGAGAATGCATTACATGTAATAGATCTTAGAGAATTTGCAGGAAAATCAAATGCAAATGTTGAAAGGATAAAAGGGAGGATTATTGGAGAAGGTGGTAGAGCAAGGCGAAATATGGAAAATCTTAGTGGTACTCATATCTCAGTTTATGGAAAAACTGTTTCAATTATTGGTGATGCAAGTAAACTTCGTTTAGCAGTTGATGCTATTTCATCTATATCTAGCGGAAGTATGCATGGTGCTGTTTATACAAAATTAGAAGCAGCAAATAGAAAAGAAAAACAAGAAAAAATGAAGCTGTGGGAAGATCAAGATGTCTTCTATTAAAGAAAAATTTAATCAAATTTCTCCTAGTGAGTTTTTTTATAGTAACCGTGATTTAGCCGGATTCAGTAATCCAACAAGATCTCTTTACACAGCTGTTAGAGAATTTGTTGAAAATGCATTAGATGCATGTGACCAAAAAGGGATTCTTCCTGATGTTCATCTGACAATAAAGGCAGTTGAGCCTGAAAAACCAGATCCTAAGCCTTACATTTTGACTGTAAAGGATAATGGACCTGGAATAGATGCAGAACATATTCCACTTGCTTTTGGAACTGTCCTATATGGTTCAAAATTTGGATTAAAGCAAGCAAGGGGGATGTTTGGACTAGGAGCAACAATGGCTATTCTTTATGGACAAATTACAACTAACAAACCAGTAATTGTAAAAAGCTGTTCAGATGGTGCAATCCAAAATCAGTTTGAAATATTGTTAGATATTCAAAAAAATAAACCAGTAATTGTTAAACATACAACAAAAGAAGTTTCAAAAAAAGGATTATCTGTCAGTATTTGTTTAGAAGGCGATTATTCAAAAGCAGGTAATAAAATTCGTGATTATGTTTATGAAACTTCTTTGATTACTCCTTATGCTTCAATCACTTTTGATGATCCTAAAGGACAAAAATTCACTCACACAAGATTTGTAAAAGAAATTCCACCTCCACCAACAATTATTCGACCACATCCTCATGGCATTGATGTAGAACGAATAAGAAGAATGATTGTTGAATCACAGTTTGAGATTCCTGTTATTGATGATGCAATGATTGAAAAAGTAAGAAAAGATTTGGGATTGTCAAAGAAAAATCTAAGTTTTACAGCAATAATGGATAAAGCAAAGAAAAAATGGAAAACTCTTTCACGGCAAGTTAGAGTAGTAATTGCATTAATGTCGTTTCTAAAAATGGATTTTGAAAAACTAAATAAAATAAAAATTGAAGATCTTGACATCCCAAACAAAAAATTGTTCTATTGGGATTTTGGAGATTCTCAATCAAAAGCAGTTGATTTGGATCCTGAAAGTCAATATTACAAGCAACTTACTAACACTGTTCAGGGAGAACCATTAACTACATTTTTGACTAAAAGATTTCAACGTATAGGACCAACAACTGCGGTAAAATTTGCAGAATTTGCAAAATTCAAACCAGAAAAACGAATGGGTACTCTAACAAACCAAGAACTAGTTCAACTAAGTGATTCTCTTCAAAAATTTGATGACTTTATGGCACCTGATTCAAGTTGTTTGGCTCCTTTAGGTGAAGAGCCACTTGAAAAAGGAATCAAGAAATTCTTTAATCCTGATTTTACTGCTGTAGTTCAACGTCCACCTTCAGCATATTCTGGATTTCCATTCATTGTTGAGATGGGCATTGCTTATGGTGGTGATATCAAATCAGGAGGACCTCATGTTTATCGATATGCCAATAGAATTCCATTACTATATGATGAAGGAAGTGATGTAGTTCTCAAAGTAGTAAACGACACTGATTGGGGAAGATACAAGGTAAAAGGTGATCCTCCATTCATTATAGTATCTCATATCTGTTCCACCAGAATACCATACAAAACCGCTGGAAAAGAAAATGTTGCTGATAGACAAGAAATAGAGAGAGAATTAAGATTAGCATTACAATTTTTGTCAAGAAAATTGGCAGCATACATGTCAAAAAGAGGACAAGCAGATATGGCAAAAAAGAGGGCTAATCTTTATGCCAAATACATTCCATTAATTGCAGAGTTTTGTACAGAACTTGCTGGTAAGAAAAAAGCACCTAATTACCAGAAAATACTAGATGAAAATGCAGTTGATAATACGGTTAAACCTAAAAAAGATGAAAAGGAGGAAAGCGTAATTGGCAACAACTAAAGAGAAAAACAAAATAAAAGAACGTGGTAAAAAAGCTGATGAAAAACAAAAGAATATTCTTGAGATGTTAAAAAGTCATGGTGCAAAAATTTATGATGATTTAGATAATGGCCAATTTCCAAAATTTTCAATCCCCAGCAGATCTGTAAGCAATATCGTTTATGATAAGAAACTTAGGCAGTATATTTTAGGAAATAATGCAGCTGTAAGAAGTTCAAGAAATTCTGCACAGTTAAGATCTTTTACTCAATTAATGTGGTTAGCATTTTTTGCAAATAGACTAACTCATGAAAAAAAATCCTCCACATTAAGAGATGTCTATTATTCTTCACAAGCATTCGCAATTGAATTTGAAGATCAATCTGAATCTGATAACATCATAGTTGATTTAGAAGCAGTAACTTCAAAACCTAGAGAAGATTTTCATATTTTTCCAGAAGAGAGAAGTTCAATTTTTGGTGACTTGAATATTGAATATACTATTCCAGGTTACGAAGGCAAAAGTATGAATTTATCAAACCATCCTGATGGATATTCGATTGGACCTAGTTTGACTACTGCAGAATTAGTTGATACCAGTGCGGAAATTGTAATTGCTATTGAGAAAGGTGGTCTTTTTACTAGGTTTGTTGAAGAACAGATTGATAAAAAATTCAAATCCATTATTATCAATACTGGTGGACAAGCACCACGTTCAACTCGTACTTTGTTAAAGAGACTGCATGATGAAATGGGATTACCTGTAATTGTTTTGACAGATGGAGATGTGTATGGAGAACATATTGCCATGGTAATTAAATCAGGTTCTGCAAATGCTGCTCATCTTAGAGAACTTACCGTTCCAGATGCAAAATGGGTAGGTGTATGGGCTACTGATATTGAAAAATACAAATTGCCAACTATTCCAATGACTGAATCTGATATCAAGAGATGTTATGATCTTCAAAAGGATCCGAGATATCAAGATGGAATTTGGAAAAAGGAACTTGATGTATTTCTTCGATTAAAACGAAAAGCAGAACTTGAAGCTTTCTCAAAATACGGTTTGACCAATATTACTGATAAATATCTGCCACAAAAATTAGAATTAGCGAAAAGCCTCTAGTTATTTTATTCTTAAAGTTAATACTCCGTTTCTATATTTGAAATCAAATATTTGCATTTCATTAACTCCTTCTATTGGAACTTCTTTTGAAAATCCACCGGTACCCCTAATGTATAAGATACCGTCTACTAATCTAACTGCAATTTTATCTTCTGGTCCTGGTACTTCTGCAACAAATACAAATTCACCTTCGCCTTTGATTAAATCATAAACCCAATTCTTTGTTTCTTGTTCTCTAGTTTGTGCATATACTGGTTTTTTATCTTTGGCCATTTTTTTCAAAACTTTGACCCAATAAAACATTGTAAGAGCTGCTGCCCCAATTAGAATAAAACTGACAAAACCTGAATCTGCCCTTTGTGTCATTATGTAGATTATTCCTAAAAATAAAATAACAATTATGGGGATTACAAAATTTAATGACTGATCATTTGAATATGCTCCTTTGTAACTTGCCAAACAGTCAAAATTGAGTTCTGCCAAATATAAAGTATCTTTGGTTTTTATTACCATTTTTGAAATTTTATCTATTGTCCGATGATAATCAAACAAAACTTTCGATAGGCGAAATTGTACTCAAAGGAACCATAATTGCTGTTATAATTACAATTCCTTCTATCAGTGGATTTGTTATTACTTGGATTATATCTGATAATTTGATTCATGCAGTAGTTATAGGCGGAATTATTCATTTCATTACTATGGGATTTTCTTTAAAGATATCCAAAAAAATCCTTGTTAAAAAATAACATCATAGAACATATTTTATGTAATAATGATTTATTTCAAAAATAATGTCTCTTACGGCAATTGAAAACGATCTTGTGTCTGAAATACATCTAAACTCAATTCAAGCTAGGGTCTATTTGGCAGTTACATGTTTTGGAAAAATGTCTCCAGAACAAATTGCTGAAAAATTGAATATTTCTATTAATGATGCCAAAAAAGCATCAAACGAACTGATGGCTTTAGGTGCTTTTATTGATATTACTGTCACTGAATTTGAAGCAATGCATCCTAGATTTACAGCCGTTAACATGTACAGAAGGATGTGTGAGAGAGAAAATATTGAATTTAAACGAAACAAAATTGTTGATAATATTGGTGTGATTTTAGAAAAACTATATGATGATGCAAGAACTAAATAATGCTAATACTTGGTGAACAACATTGGTCATAGATACTGAAACCTGTAAACATCAACCAGTCTATTTTGGAGTAGTAAATATCAATATTGATGAAAGAACTATTGGTTCTGTTGATGTTTGGAGATGCGGTGTTTGTAAGAAAAGATTCTGTGAAGAAAAACAACTTGGAATTGAAGAACTTGCTGATTTGGTTGGGATGCCAAAAATTGATCCGGATGCAAAATGGGGTGTTAGTGTATGTAAATTACAACAAGGCAAGTACAAATGGAAATTAGTAAAATTAAAAGAAAATGGAGAAATTAAACATGAATGTTTAGATGAAAAAGTAATTCCTTTAAAAGTGAATGATTTTAAAATTGAAGATGATAAACATTGGAGTTTCTTAATTGATGACAATGTTAACAAGGCTGTAGAAATTTAATTCCTGAGATGGATCTTAACGTACACATAAACAACATTCATGGTAGTCAAATGGCTGCAAAGATCACTGGTAATTTTACACTAGATTCAAATGAATTTCGTTTTACTGCTATTGCTTTTGGTAGGATTGGAGGTCAAAATATAGGAGCAAAACTCTCACAAACAACGGAAAAAGAACTTCAAAAATTGGGATATGATGTTGAAGAAGTCATACTTGCTTTACAAAGAAATCTTTTACAAGGTGATTTGACTTTACCCGAAGGCCTCAAAAAAGAGTCATTTGTTGATGATTAGAATTCTGCTTCTTCTAATGCTTTTGCACATGCACAACTTCTTGTTTTAGGAATTTTATCAATTAACTCCGTTAGAATTTTTTTTGTTTTTTCAACATTTTTTGAAAGTGTTTCAATCACTTCTTTTGCTGTGACTGGTTTTTCTGCCCATACATCATAATCTGTAACTGTTGAAATTGAAGCATAACACATTTGAGCTTCTCTTGCTAACTGACATTCAGGAACTAGAGTCATTCCAATGATATCTGCACCTGTTGTTCTATAAAATTTGGATTCAGCTTTTGTTGAAAATCTAGGCCCTTCTATGCAGATATATGTACAATCTTTATGCATATTCAATTCTTGATTATCTGTAACTTTGAGAATTGATGATTGTAATTCTGGACAAAATGGCTCTGCAACTGAAATATGGATTACTCTACCATTATCTGAAAATGTTCCATCTCTTGATTTTGTAAAATCTATGAATTGACTTGGTAATGCAAAGTGACCAGGTTCAAATTCTTCTTTTAAACTTCCTACTGCTGAAGGAGCAATAATTCTAGTAATTCCTAATTCTTTGAATGCCCAAATGTTTGCTTTGAAATTTATCTTATGTGGTGGAATGGTATGTTTTTTTCCATGTCTTGGAAGAAAAGCAATTTTTCTTCCTTTAAAAATTCCCACAGTAATTGTATCTGAAGGTTTTCCATATGGAGTATCAATATCAATCTCTTCTGCATTTTCAAGTAATCCTGAATCATAAATTCCTGTTCCTCCAAAAATCCCTATTTCTACATCTTTTTCCATTAATATTTCACCAATGATTTACAATTGTATTTGCTAATTCCTTTCATTCCATTAAGATCCACTAGTTCAATGATGAATGCAAATCCTACAATTTCTCCTCCAATTTTTTCTATTAGTTTTGCAGAAGCTTTTGCTGTACCGCCAGTTGCAAGTAAATCGTCACAAATTAGGACTCTTTCTCCTTCTTTGATGATGTCTTTTTGTATTTCTATTGTATCTTTTCCATATTCTATAGTATATGATAATTTTGTAGTTTTTCCAGGTAGTTTTCCAGCTTTTCTAATCATTACCATTCCTTTATTGTATCTTGAAGCTAGAATGGAAGCTAGAATAAATCCTCTTGATTCAATCCCTGCAAACACATCTATATCTTTTGGATGAAAGTATTTTGAAAATTCATCTGCAACATACGATAATGCTGAAGGATCTTTCAATATTGGACTAAAGTCTCTAAATAAAATCCCTTTTTTCGGAAAATTTGGATAATCTGCTATCTTATCTTTTAAATTCATAATTTACACAAAATTAAGTGAAATAAAATTGTTTGAAATTATTGAATTTGGAAAGTTGATTCTGCTGTATTGAATGCATCTTCTACTCTTATAGTATATGTTCCTGGTTCCGTATCTTTTGGAATGATCCATGGTTGTTTAATTTCTCCTTGTGCAGATGCTGGAAATGAAAGTTTATCAATAATTTCATCATCTTCTGCAATAATTTCTATTGAAACTGTTTGTTGTCCTCCATGTACAATAATGTTCTTTGATTTTCCAACTCCTGGATAATTAGGCCCATCTTCAACTAAAACAACCATGCCTTCTGTTGAAGTTGCAAGAACTTCAATTTCTACATTGTCGAAGTTTGAACCACTTTTTGCCTTTATAGTCCACATTCCTGGGATTGCGTCTGAAGGAATTCTGAATGAATCTTCGGATATTTTCCCATTCTTATTGGAAAACGTTTCTCTAACTTTGACTTCTTCTCCATTAGGATCAATCAAAGTTAATGTTAAGAGAACATTTGATCCTGTATCTCCTAATACTAATATCGAATCTCCAGGATGATAATCTAATTTTGTGGTATTGATTTGAATTTCTCCAGACCCAATTTGTAGTCCTACTGTGAACGTCTCTGTGCTTTGTGCATTGCCCTTACTAACTACTGCATTATACACTCCAGATGAAAATCCAGACAAGTCTATAGAGTGTGAACCTCGTCCATCTGGCTGCAATTGTATTGAAACTGCCTCTCCTTTTGGTTTGTCTGATGGATCAATGATTAATAAATTGATAATTTCTGAACCTTTTCCTGAAATTGAAATCACAGCTGTTTCACTTGATTTGTAATTAAGCTTATCAAATTCTATGTTAACTGGGATTGATGGTAATTGTCCTAAACCTGCATAAGTGAATTCTTTTTCTTTTTCTTGAGTTGCAATCAATGTGTATGTTCCCTCTGGAGTATTTTGTGTAGTTGAAAATTCAAATTCAACTTTGCCTGTGTCGTCAATTTGAATAATATCTGAAATTACTTCTTTTCCTAAAGGATCTTCTAATATGATCTCAATTGACTTGTTTGGTATTGCTGTTCCATTAAATTTCATTTTCTCTCCCGGTTCAAATTTTAAATTAATGGGAGTAATGATGATTTTTTTATCTGATGATATTTCCCAAGTACCTGTAATACTCTGCTTCCCATCTGAAATAGTTCCAATATATTTTCCAAATGGCCTATCTAGTGGAACTAAAAGTGGTTCTAATTTCCAGTTTCCTTTACTGTCTGTTTCTGTTGTTCTAGTTCTAATAATTTCTCCGTCTGGTGCTTCGATTTCTATCTTAATCCCACTACCAGGATCTGCAGTTCCAGAAATCTCTAAAAAGTCTCCTCTGTGAATTTCATCTGGAAGTCCTTTAATTGTTAGTGGAATATTTTCTGAATCTGCTATTCTGTTTTCTCCTTCTCCTATTCTGATACTGAGTTTCTTTTCTTGTCCTTCTTTGTCTTTTATCTTAAAATCTACTCTCTTTGCTTCTTGATCTTTAGGAATTTTCATTGTTGTCATAAAGTGACCATTATTATCAGTTGTAAAACTACCAAGTTTTTTTGTGTCAATGTAGAAATCATATTCTTGTGAGGATGCAAAATTATCTCCTGTGATTCTAATTGATGAACCTACATTTGGTTTTTCAGGAATTATTCTAAAAACAGCATCTTCTTTCATACTTTGATTAGTGTTATCTGCACTCTGTTTTGGTTCTGAATTTTTAATAATTGCCGGTAATCCTTTAGCAATTGTTAACCCTGTGTCTATCTGTGTATTTTTGTTGTCTAGTGCTTTCCAATTTATTCCTGGGTTGGATTT
This window contains:
- a CDS encoding biofilm-associated protein; amino-acid sequence: MNKSSTRGIFLSVAFLFSIALISFTSNVYAEEISVSSIALEETSIIELKNNSDEEVNTLRIWLGGDFNFKSFKTEKGWTGEKNSQGVIIFTSSESIKPGESVKFGVKTDKSNPGINWKALDNKNTQIDTGLTIAKGLPAIIKNSEPKQSADNTNQSMKEDAVFRIIPEKPNVGSSIRITGDNFASSQEYDFYIDTKKLGSFTTDNNGHFMTTMKIPKDQEAKRVDFKIKDKEGQEKKLSIRIGEGENRIADSENIPLTIKGLPDEIHRGDFLEISGTADPGSGIKIEIEAPDGEIIRTRTTETDSKGNWKLEPLLVPLDRPFGKYIGTISDGKQSITGTWEISSDKKIIITPINLKFEPGEKMKFNGTAIPNKSIEIILEDPLGKEVISDIIQIDDTGKVEFEFSTTQNTPEGTYTLIATQEKEKEFTYAGLGQLPSIPVNIEFDKLNYKSSETAVISISGKGSEIINLLIIDPSDKPKGEAVSIQLQPDGRGSHSIDLSGFSSGVYNAVVSKGNAQSTETFTVGLQIGSGEIQINTTKLDYHPGDSILVLGDTGSNVLLTLTLIDPNGEEVKVRETFSNKNGKISEDSFRIPSDAIPGMWTIKAKSGSNFDNVEIEVLATSTEGMVVLVEDGPNYPGVGKSKNIIVHGGQQTVSIEIIAEDDEIIDKLSFPASAQGEIKQPWIIPKDTEPGTYTIRVEDAFNTAESTFQIQ